The sequence AGCTTGCGCAAGTCACGAGCGACCACCTGGCCCGCGCGCACCCAGTCGGACCAGCCGCCCACCACCTCGATTTCGAGCTCCAGCGGCGTCCCGTCCGCCTTGCGCCGCACGCCGTCCGGGCCCTTCGTCAGCCCCGCCGCGTCCAGCAGCGCGTTGGCCGTGGCCTCGTCGTGGTGCACCCACGTCCCGCTCGCGGCCTCGGGGTCTCTCCAGGCCGTGTACGAGTCATTGAGGGCCGTGGAGTCCGCCGGGCGTGTGTAGCCATACATGGCGATGTCCACCAGCCGCTCGCGGTCGATGGCCATGCTCAACGCCTTGCGCACGCGCACGTCGTCCAGCGGCGGGCGCGTGGTGTTGGGGTAGAGGAAGACGGTGCTGCCGAAGAGGGGGAACCACTTCCCGTGGTGCTGCGGGTCCTTCGACACGAAGGTGCGGTCCACGGCGGGCACGAAGTTGCCGGCCCAGTCCACCTCGCCCTCCACCAGCGCGAGGTTGGCCTGGTCATTGGTGGGGAACGCGAGGAAGCGCAGCGCGTCCACCGCCGGCCGTCCGGGCTGCCAGTAGTGCGGGTTGCGGCCCAGCTCGTACACCTGGTTGCGGAAGACGCGCACCTCGGTGAAGGGCCCCGTGGCCACCGGGTCCGGGTTGGTGAAGGTGACGGGGTCCTCCACGTGCTCCCAGATGTGGCGCGGCACCAGCGGCTGATGCGCCAGCTCCGAGAAGCCGGGGATGTAGACGTGCGAGAAGTGGAAGGCCACCGTCTGTGGCCCCTCCGCGCTCACGTCAGAGAGGAAGCGCCACACGCCGCCCGCGTCCAGGGCCGCGTGCTTCTTCATGAGCTGGAAGGTGTAGGCCACGTCGTCCGCGGTGAAGGGACGGCCGTCGGACCACTGCACGCCCTCGCGCAGCGTGAAGCGCAGCGTCTTCCTGTCGTCGGACCACGCGTGCGCGGTGGCGAGCCACGGGTTCCACTGCCCGGTGGAGGGCGTGTACAC comes from Pyxidicoccus parkwaysis and encodes:
- a CDS encoding ABC transporter substrate-binding protein, with translation MRRVLWLLPLLVLACNSEPRPRAPGVLFASVELRSAWVRNFNPLFTGANARWPTRAGIYECLEVYTPSTGQWNPWLATAHAWSDDRKTLRFTLREGVQWSDGRPFTADDVAYTFQLMKKHAALDAGGVWRFLSDVSAEGPQTVAFHFSHVYIPGFSELAHQPLVPRHIWEHVEDPVTFTNPDPVATGPFTEVRVFRNQVYELGRNPHYWQPGRPAVDALRFLAFPTNDQANLALVEGEVDWAGNFVPAVDRTFVSKDPQHHGKWFPLFGSTVFLYPNTTRPPLDDVRVRKALSMAIDRERLVDIAMYGYTRPADSTALNDSYTAWRDPEAASGTWVHHDEATANALLDAAGLTKGPDGVRRKADGTPLELEIEVVGGWSDWVRAGQVVARDLRKLGVQAHLKTYEFGAWYERLQKGEFQLSISWSLDGPTPYIFYKWLLSPRTVRPVGEVSAANWHRFGDAEADTLLSAFETETSPEKQRELMAAVQRRFSETAPAIPLFPNPSWGESNSRRFTGWPSASRPYARLSPHAEPDSLLVLTSLAPREN